A part of Cannabis sativa cultivar Pink pepper isolate KNU-18-1 chromosome 6, ASM2916894v1, whole genome shotgun sequence genomic DNA contains:
- the LOC133038801 gene encoding uncharacterized protein LOC133038801 → MVNSFCKRVSSSIPRILNWSNTIVTKNPTLRDLKGKIFDLPLEKLKIKNMRPTDEERQQLQLDGIFIDESIDERGVAKQSFEGGSSSKKSDSADGCFPVAQPFPLPQVLHSP, encoded by the exons ATGGTGAACTCTTTCTGTAAGAGAGTTTCATCTTCTATTCCCAGGATTCTGAACTGGAGCAACACCAtcgtcaccaaaaatccaacccTTCGAGACTTGAAGGGCAAGATTTTTGATTTACCTTTGGAGAAG TTGAAGATAAAAAACATGCGTCCTACTGATGAAGAGAGGCAGCAGCTTCAACTTGACGGTATATTTATCGatgaatctattgatgaacGTGGTGTAGCGAAGCAATCCTTCGAGGGTGGGTCATCTTCAAAGAAGTCTGATTCAGCAGATGGTTGTTTTCCAGTTGCTCAACCATTTCCTCTgccacaagttttgcatagtccatga